A stretch of Brassica rapa cultivar Chiifu-401-42 chromosome A08, CAAS_Brap_v3.01, whole genome shotgun sequence DNA encodes these proteins:
- the LOC103836236 gene encoding uncharacterized protein LOC103836236, which produces MAAYIKKNFLLALMVLFLLVVSSYARFNMMVTKGDIESICNKEDINHSLCFEILKPTPEITKLDFSGLANFLINYQSRNTSDTLKQIKMFEGNTTGEDLKSVQLCEEMYDDSLFHNDRALEVLATKDYDTLNIEIGFTLAYMDTCNDGLSTMKPTPQVIITKNSEISSMSAIILVILECFLRKVKIRC; this is translated from the coding sequence ATGGCTGCATAcatcaaaaaaaactttttgctGGCTCTTATGGTTTTATTTCTTCTTGTTGTCTCATCATATGCAAGATTTAATATGATGGTCACAAAAGGAGATATCGAATCCATCTGTAACAAAGAAGATATCAATCATTCACTTTGTTTTGAGATTCTAAAGCCAACTCctgaaattacaaaattagatttttcTGGTCTGGCCAATTTTTTGATCAATTATCAATCTCGAAACACTTCAGATACGCTGAAGCAAATAAAAATGTTCGAAGGCAACACAACGGGTGAGGATTTGAAGTCAGTTCAGTTATGCGAGGAAATGTATGACGATTCTCTTTTTCATAATGATCGTGCTCTCGAAGTTTTGGCAACGAAGGACTACGACACATTAAACATTGAAATCGGATTTACATTGGCCTACATGGATACGTGTAATGATGGATTGTCAACAATGAAGCCAACACCGCAAGTTATAATCACGAAGAATAGTGAGATTAGCAGTATGTCCGCTATTATTTTAGTGATTCTCGAGTGTTTTCTCAGGAAAGTAAAAATAAGATGTTAG